The Raphanus sativus cultivar WK10039 chromosome 2, ASM80110v3, whole genome shotgun sequence genome includes a region encoding these proteins:
- the LOC108841643 gene encoding defensin-like protein 34: MASNQFVFFLVLCLCVLSTAEFGEAQIQTGKICTDPNGKDIKSECFGYCTDIGFLGGSCQGYKNHYMCKCYVG; this comes from the exons ATGGCATCAAACcaatttgttttcttcttagttCTTTGTTTATGTGTTCTATCAACCGCAG AATTTGGAGAAGCACAAATCCAAACTGGAAAAATATGCACAGATCCAAACGGCAAGGACATAAAATCGGAGTGTTTTGGTTACTGTACAGATATTGGTTTCCTCGGTGGTTCATGCCAAGGCTACAAGAATCATTATATGTGCAAGTGTTATGTAGGATAA